A DNA window from Planctomycetaceae bacterium contains the following coding sequences:
- a CDS encoding Ldh family oxidoreductase has translation GATVLGQVGSVYAMKTAIRKARDVGIAWVGLRNTGHIGAAGYYATLAAREGFISMVTGNDIPSVAAPGSRGPVLGSNPLAYGVPVTGADPIILDIATAAVAGGKVYAAWQRGEPIPPTWLIDSEGRPTTDGSLYPFNAALAPMAGHKGYGFGLWCEILSAILPGGNMTWQVGSWLFDEPSKPSCHNASFIAISVEAISPREQFDQRLRALIDELHQAPTADGVEQILLPGEREWRHYRESQQHGIPLPQDVADKVLEAAERACVEAPRHK, from the coding sequence GGAGCCACCGTGCTCGGTCAGGTCGGCAGTGTCTATGCCATGAAAACCGCCATCCGCAAGGCACGAGACGTCGGAATCGCCTGGGTCGGGCTGAGAAACACGGGGCACATCGGAGCCGCCGGATACTATGCCACGCTGGCGGCCCGCGAAGGTTTCATCAGCATGGTGACCGGCAACGACATCCCCAGCGTCGCGGCTCCCGGTTCGCGCGGGCCAGTGCTGGGAAGCAATCCGCTGGCCTATGGAGTTCCGGTGACTGGCGCTGACCCGATCATTCTTGATATCGCCACCGCTGCTGTTGCGGGAGGAAAAGTCTACGCCGCGTGGCAGCGCGGGGAACCCATCCCGCCGACCTGGCTGATCGATTCCGAAGGCCGCCCCACTACCGACGGAAGTCTCTATCCATTCAATGCCGCTCTGGCTCCCATGGCGGGACACAAGGGCTATGGTTTTGGACTGTGGTGCGAAATTCTGTCCGCAATTTTGCCAGGAGGAAATATGACCTGGCAGGTGGGAAGCTGGCTGTTCGACGAACCGTCGAAGCCCTCGTGCCATAACGCCTCCTTCATCGCCATCAGCGTCGAAGCGATCTCACCGCGAGAACAGTTCGACCAGCGCCTGCGAGCACTGATCGACGAATTGCATCAAGCGCCGACTGCCGACGGTGTTGAACAAATCCTGCTGCCGGGAGAACGAGAATGGCGACACTACCGTGAATCTCAACAACACGGAATTCCACTACCGCAGGATGTGG